A DNA window from Deltaproteobacteria bacterium contains the following coding sequences:
- the rpoN gene encoding RNA polymerase factor sigma-54, whose translation MAMSQKMGLKMGLGMQLRMTPQLQQAIKLLQLSRLELEQEVRKELEDNPVLEEFADGPDEITNPGVQAEANENTEQSREQQDPQKQDEINWDEYFDATYKPMPNMSGGNEEIMNYENLITTPQSLYDHLMWQMRNSGFSDEEQTLAGILIGYVDDDGYITVPISQIAEDEGIDAANLESVLPYVQEFDPPGVGARDLQECLIIQARHVQEDTKDVVSLIKNHFKDLEKRNFAGIAKALNTSVEDVAEMAKLIYSMDPKPGRAFIQPDTHYVQPDVFVYKVGDEYMVSLNEDGLPRLRISNFYRNLLAGKSQKGETQDFVTKKLQSAVWLIKSIHQRQRTIYKVSESIVKRQREFFDKGPSFLRPMILRDVADDIGMHESTVSRVTTSKYMHTPQGIFELKHFFNSGIGTDDGEALASESVKVKIKELIVAEDTKDPLSDQQIVEMLKREGINIARRTVAKYRESLKILPSSRRKKYF comes from the coding sequence ATGGCAATGAGTCAAAAGATGGGCCTGAAGATGGGGCTCGGAATGCAGTTGCGGATGACTCCGCAGTTGCAGCAAGCCATTAAACTTCTTCAACTTTCACGCCTTGAGCTTGAGCAAGAGGTTCGGAAAGAGCTTGAAGACAACCCAGTGCTCGAGGAATTCGCTGATGGTCCAGATGAGATCACGAATCCCGGCGTGCAAGCCGAAGCGAACGAGAACACTGAGCAGTCGCGCGAGCAACAAGATCCCCAGAAGCAAGACGAGATCAACTGGGATGAATATTTCGATGCTACGTATAAGCCTATGCCGAATATGTCGGGTGGCAACGAAGAGATCATGAACTATGAAAACCTCATCACGACACCGCAAAGTCTTTATGATCACTTGATGTGGCAGATGCGGAACTCCGGTTTTTCTGATGAAGAGCAAACATTGGCAGGGATCTTGATTGGGTACGTCGATGACGATGGCTATATCACTGTTCCGATTAGTCAGATTGCTGAGGACGAAGGGATTGATGCAGCCAATTTAGAGAGCGTTCTTCCTTACGTGCAAGAATTCGATCCGCCAGGCGTTGGCGCACGCGATCTTCAGGAATGTCTCATTATCCAGGCGCGCCACGTTCAAGAGGACACGAAAGATGTTGTCAGCTTAATTAAAAATCATTTCAAAGATTTGGAAAAGCGCAACTTTGCGGGGATTGCCAAAGCTCTCAACACGTCTGTCGAGGATGTGGCGGAAATGGCAAAACTTATTTACTCGATGGATCCTAAGCCAGGACGAGCCTTTATTCAGCCAGACACCCATTATGTTCAACCCGACGTGTTCGTCTACAAAGTTGGCGACGAATATATGGTTTCGCTCAATGAAGACGGACTTCCGCGCCTGAGAATTTCGAACTTCTATCGAAATCTTTTGGCGGGAAAATCGCAAAAAGGCGAGACCCAGGACTTTGTCACCAAGAAGCTTCAAAGTGCTGTTTGGTTGATCAAATCCATTCATCAGCGCCAGCGTACGATCTACAAAGTGTCAGAATCGATCGTGAAGCGGCAGCGAGAGTTTTTTGACAAGGGTCCGTCGTTTTTAAGACCGATGATATTGCGGGACGTAGCTGACGATATTGGTATGCACGAATCCACTGTCAGCCGCGTCACCACCTCAAAATACATGCATACTCCTCAGGGCATTTTCGAACTTAAGCATTTCTTCAACTCTGGAATCGGAACGGATGACGGCGAAGCGCTTGCGAGCGAGTCGGTAAAAGTGAAGATTAAAGAGCTTATAGTGGCTGAGGATACGAAGGATCCGCTTTCGGACCAGCAGATTGTGGAAATGCTGAAACGAGAGGGTATCAACATCGCGCGACGCACCGTAGCCAAGTATCGCGAAAGTCTTAAAATCCTCCCGTCGAGTCGAAGAAAGAAGTATTTCTAA
- a CDS encoding MotA/TolQ/ExbB proton channel family protein: MDAAMAYESGNFFITAFKVGGPAMIVIAAIGALTIMLLIERMWALKGLSVDKNDFNEHLFGMVLRGDIRQAITYCDSKSAPLTNTLKAGLIQVMNQRPDEEIQVAMDAAVLRETPRIEGWAAFLAVFGNLATLVGLVGTIMGMIKSFAGVSKAGAAEKAQLLSEGISEALHCTAAGLMVAVIAILAYGYFQVRIGRIINDMQESSMSMMNLVVANRDKVKE; this comes from the coding sequence ATGGATGCAGCAATGGCTTACGAATCAGGAAACTTTTTTATTACGGCATTCAAGGTCGGTGGACCTGCAATGATAGTCATTGCGGCGATCGGCGCATTGACGATTATGCTGTTGATCGAACGCATGTGGGCGCTGAAAGGATTGAGCGTTGATAAAAATGATTTCAACGAACATCTTTTTGGGATGGTTCTTCGCGGCGATATTCGTCAGGCGATTACTTACTGTGACTCGAAGTCGGCTCCGCTGACGAACACTCTGAAGGCTGGCCTAATCCAAGTTATGAACCAAAGACCAGACGAAGAGATTCAAGTAGCGATGGATGCGGCGGTCCTTCGGGAAACACCGCGCATCGAGGGATGGGCTGCGTTCTTAGCCGTCTTCGGTAACTTGGCGACATTGGTCGGTCTCGTCGGAACGATCATGGGTATGATCAAGTCCTTCGCAGGTGTTTCGAAGGCGGGAGCTGCCGAAAAGGCGCAGCTGCTTTCAGAGGGTATTTCCGAAGCCCTCCACTGTACAGCAGCGGGTCTTATGGTCGCGGTCATAGCGATCCTCGCTTATGGGTATTTCCAGGTTAGAATCGGTCGCATCATCAACGACATGCAGGAGTCCAGCATGTCGATGATGAATCTCGTCGTCGCAAATCGCGATAAAGTGAAAGAGTAA
- a CDS encoding biopolymer transporter ExbD — translation MAIFVPGLRDRHQRPLSGKGARNIVAMLSLTAMVDMFTVLAVFLLQNYQTTGDVIELSDEVVLPKAAKVRELKPATVVVISKGKILVDKLQVATIDEVKAIEEVTVLPNLQARVQDAFRILEERNRVAGLSQIRQAVSQGRGEDPARPEDFRRVTVQADRVIDAGTVKKVMYTLTEAGASEINFAVLRDDSRVQ, via the coding sequence ATGGCTATATTTGTTCCAGGTCTTCGCGACCGACACCAGCGTCCGCTTAGCGGCAAAGGAGCTCGCAACATCGTTGCGATGTTATCTTTGACTGCGATGGTCGATATGTTCACTGTTCTCGCAGTATTCCTTTTGCAGAACTATCAGACAACGGGTGACGTAATAGAGCTATCTGATGAAGTTGTACTTCCTAAGGCGGCAAAGGTTCGTGAGTTGAAGCCTGCGACTGTTGTTGTGATCTCGAAAGGAAAAATACTCGTCGACAAACTTCAAGTTGCGACGATCGACGAAGTGAAAGCGATCGAAGAAGTGACTGTTCTGCCAAATCTTCAAGCAAGAGTTCAGGATGCCTTTCGGATACTTGAGGAAAGAAATCGTGTTGCAGGCTTGTCGCAGATCAGACAAGCAGTCAGTCAAGGGCGCGGCGAAGACCCGGCGCGTCCAGAAGATTTTCGTCGAGTAACAGTGCAAGCCGACCGTGTGATCGACGCAGGAACTGTGAAAAAAGTGATGTACACGCTGACGGAAGCAGGAGCTTCGGAAATCAATTTCGCTGTTCTTCGCGATGATTCTCGCGTTCAGTAG
- the lptC gene encoding LPS export ABC transporter periplasmic protein LptC, protein MRQSLLDILRSAFHRRNLVISSLLFLIVVIQLVVLMPRDLDLRELDPDKSRAVKAGRKKQVPKETTASLGTSITDLATQGAGGQILRGVHSIEVNSDGKGWELWADRGVRPKDSGEWKIETVRVKFYASNGVTYNVTGRTGGVNPATYDLWIKGNVETKSSNGYIFKSPSVVYNSKLKKLTSSEAVEMIGPTDSEGSRLELSGEDMFADLNSNEIRVNRKVQAKKRVHGEKTAQIQSTAAQFSGATNLAAFTGGVTIDVETMRITGPEAKFTYDSKRNALESLMVAGGVKVTDSDKFATSGSLSVYFKDDRYIFKGSPRVVQNEDELIGDEIVFLQGGKQVQVINAKAQVDPARATGTPRPDRRVP, encoded by the coding sequence ATGAGACAGTCCTTGCTCGATATTCTTCGGTCCGCCTTTCACCGCCGCAACCTCGTAATTTCGTCGCTGCTATTTCTGATTGTCGTTATTCAGCTCGTAGTTTTAATGCCTCGGGACCTCGATCTTCGTGAACTTGATCCCGACAAAAGTCGAGCGGTAAAGGCCGGCCGCAAAAAGCAGGTTCCGAAAGAAACAACGGCGAGTCTAGGCACATCCATCACGGATCTTGCTACCCAAGGCGCAGGCGGTCAAATTCTGCGCGGAGTACATTCGATTGAAGTCAATTCGGACGGGAAGGGCTGGGAACTCTGGGCTGATCGCGGGGTTCGACCGAAGGACTCTGGTGAGTGGAAAATTGAAACTGTCAGAGTGAAATTTTACGCTTCGAACGGGGTCACTTACAATGTGACCGGTCGTACCGGTGGCGTGAACCCGGCGACCTATGATTTGTGGATCAAGGGAAACGTTGAAACAAAGTCATCAAATGGGTACATCTTCAAATCACCAAGCGTGGTGTATAATTCTAAGCTGAAAAAGCTGACGTCTTCCGAAGCGGTAGAAATGATCGGACCAACCGACTCCGAGGGAAGTCGCCTCGAATTGAGCGGTGAAGACATGTTTGCAGATTTGAACTCCAACGAAATAAGAGTGAACCGCAAAGTTCAAGCGAAGAAGCGCGTGCATGGCGAAAAAACAGCGCAAATTCAATCTACGGCAGCGCAGTTTTCTGGAGCAACAAATCTTGCTGCTTTTACTGGTGGAGTTACAATTGATGTCGAAACCATGCGCATAACCGGGCCCGAGGCCAAATTCACATATGATTCGAAACGCAACGCGCTGGAATCACTGATGGTGGCAGGCGGAGTGAAAGTAACCGATTCCGACAAGTTCGCAACGAGCGGCTCTCTTTCCGTTTACTTTAAAGATGATCGCTACATTTTTAAAGGGTCGCCTCGAGTTGTGCAAAATGAAGATGAATTGATAGGCGATGAAATTGTTTTTCTTCAAGGCGGAAAGCAAGTGCAGGTCATAAACGCGAAGGCTCAAGTTGATCCAGCTCGTGCAACCGGAACTCCGCGACCGGATAGGAGGGTTCCATGA
- the raiA gene encoding ribosome-associated translation inhibitor RaiA translates to MKVGFAFRSVDTSDLLMEYMTERLEKLQRFELNPMDVHVVVSMVRHECSIEVTMLEGRRKYKANAVSDDFYRSVEMCVNKLQRQLSKERRRQHDINQRRPEKSVEGKLSRLTPQLEVDFSRDYKKTG, encoded by the coding sequence ATGAAGGTCGGCTTTGCCTTCCGCAGTGTAGATACCTCGGACCTCCTCATGGAATACATGACTGAGCGGCTTGAGAAGCTGCAGCGATTCGAGCTAAATCCGATGGATGTGCATGTGGTCGTTTCAATGGTGCGTCACGAATGTTCGATTGAGGTGACGATGCTGGAAGGACGTCGAAAGTACAAAGCGAACGCCGTTTCCGACGACTTCTATCGATCCGTTGAAATGTGCGTGAATAAACTGCAGCGCCAGCTGTCGAAAGAGCGTCGTCGCCAGCACGATATTAACCAAAGGCGTCCAGAAAAAAGTGTGGAGGGAAAGCTCTCGCGGCTTACTCCACAGCTTGAGGTCGACTTCTCGCGCGACTACAAAAAGACCGGCTAG
- a CDS encoding DUF4339 domain-containing protein — protein MKTSWFVHRDGAVLGPFSADEVEKNIESGSLGPECLIWARGTNEWSPISEWKSISIKIQAIQKSSDSRVWYCDSGSGHPIGPLTQGELADHLRGLNRWDIVTLWGTGLVKWLPLFEVPEVMDLVGISRRENPRAPLLGQVALTAVGSSMAAQVLQALTVSIGGFGVKNAGALNRGDKVQISIKSREFPSTVHALGEIIYVSRTGDAGVKFLDITAENKAIITEHIRRFHDEEPIAA, from the coding sequence ATGAAGACTTCGTGGTTTGTTCATCGAGATGGGGCGGTTCTGGGTCCGTTTTCCGCCGATGAAGTAGAGAAAAATATTGAATCCGGATCCCTAGGGCCCGAATGCCTTATTTGGGCAAGAGGAACCAACGAGTGGTCGCCGATTTCAGAGTGGAAATCTATTTCTATTAAAATTCAAGCAATTCAAAAATCCTCTGACAGTCGGGTATGGTACTGCGATTCAGGTTCAGGACATCCGATTGGACCGCTGACCCAAGGCGAATTGGCTGACCACCTCCGCGGCCTAAATCGCTGGGATATCGTCACGCTTTGGGGTACCGGACTGGTAAAATGGCTTCCACTTTTCGAAGTTCCGGAAGTTATGGATCTCGTGGGAATCAGTCGACGAGAAAACCCCCGCGCACCGCTTCTTGGACAAGTTGCTCTAACAGCGGTCGGCAGCAGTATGGCGGCGCAAGTTCTTCAGGCGCTGACGGTAAGTATCGGCGGATTCGGTGTTAAAAATGCGGGCGCCTTAAACCGCGGCGACAAAGTCCAAATTTCCATCAAAAGCCGAGAGTTTCCCTCTACTGTTCACGCGCTTGGAGAAATAATTTATGTTTCTCGGACAGGTGATGCTGGAGTGAAGTTTTTAGATATCACTGCCGAGAACAAAGCCATCATCACCGAGCACATTCGCCGCTTTCACGATGAAGAGCCTATCGCAGCTTAA
- a CDS encoding biopolymer transporter ExbD, translated as MAQTEGRNSSGRNANTEVNLIPFIDLMSVLITFLLITAVWTQVSMIQLGSSIYGKKTSDQITPPPPIADIPLRLDVKDFGFRLIVGQDKYTFEKKNGEWVTEELNERLAVVRQMYPDKADATITVDNEVPYEKLILGMDALLKGSFISISIATVESE; from the coding sequence ATGGCACAAACCGAAGGTCGAAACAGTAGCGGTCGCAACGCGAATACAGAAGTGAACCTGATTCCGTTCATCGATTTGATGAGCGTTCTGATCACATTTCTTCTGATCACAGCTGTTTGGACCCAAGTTTCAATGATCCAGCTAGGAAGTTCGATCTACGGAAAGAAGACCTCTGATCAAATCACTCCTCCTCCGCCAATTGCTGATATTCCCCTCCGGCTAGACGTGAAGGATTTCGGATTTAGATTGATCGTCGGGCAAGATAAGTACACGTTCGAAAAGAAAAATGGTGAGTGGGTCACCGAGGAGCTAAACGAGCGATTAGCGGTCGTTCGCCAAATGTATCCGGATAAAGCAGATGCGACGATCACCGTCGATAACGAAGTTCCCTATGAAAAACTGATTTTGGGAATGGATGCACTTTTGAAGGGCAGCTTTATCTCGATCAGTATCGCGACAGTTGAGTCCGAATAG
- a CDS encoding AgmX/PglI C-terminal domain-containing protein: MSSPIKQPIVLRVHKNGALVGVKQFLDNQIVMGRQSDLQLPLEGDSVAVIHCAIENRDGAWFIADLGSESGTKKNQETILDSAIQSGDTIEVGEYKIEFFIGIPKPKAPPVETAVPSVTTPPPSTPLMVSTPPLTRAPLFPPLGTNSREQAVVPESRPAKPAEFSRPIDRPTVDIISGSGNLETVAARPIRASVRPHGHKKKGRKTFAPPSRYQNVKEFVKPTKGSVVEVMVAWRERVIATYSFSEKKIVTIGSKPSCDVPVPVMGSRLRSAPIVKVDQPATVFILPESTGELVRGQNSQPFSELSRTGRIGRSGELSTLVLEQGELVKMDVGEGISIIIRYVSEAPKPLMAPLFDLTTSEITGVVLAMALVAVLSLYMYLYSPTKELPPEAGLDEPLRTAVMLVKPTPIPPPLPPVEQTKVVEIPATPVPTPPPQVVRSTPSPVKTEIKQKQTQAQVLTQVKTNPGQAANAAANKNKTGPRTQTSVKQGGAIKTTDQKASQMQSKPKDVSKAGIFSTFGGGGAQNTLAGSTTGSGELAGLSASATGRSGFNENRTGEGLGSATKDTGQGGTGKSLEGIVGGIKTEGRGGGNAGYGTGGLGGRVGVKVIPGGEGEAFSGTIDREAIRRVILANYRVIKTCYEKELNRTPDLVGKLVIEWDIGEKGAVLRTAVQRNELGNKAVADCLMGRLRMWRFPEPPTNEVVTVAYPFVFSN; this comes from the coding sequence ATGAGTTCGCCCATAAAGCAGCCAATAGTTCTTCGCGTACACAAAAACGGCGCTCTCGTAGGGGTGAAGCAGTTTTTGGATAACCAAATCGTTATGGGGCGTCAGAGCGACCTTCAGCTACCGCTCGAAGGCGATTCGGTTGCGGTTATTCATTGTGCGATTGAGAACAGAGATGGCGCTTGGTTTATCGCCGACCTCGGATCTGAATCAGGAACAAAAAAGAATCAAGAGACGATTTTGGATTCGGCGATTCAATCTGGCGACACGATTGAAGTTGGTGAGTATAAAATTGAATTTTTCATTGGAATTCCAAAGCCCAAAGCGCCGCCCGTTGAAACTGCCGTACCTTCGGTAACGACACCTCCGCCCTCGACGCCTTTAATGGTCTCAACACCTCCGCTTACGCGTGCTCCTTTGTTCCCTCCGCTTGGGACCAACTCCAGAGAACAAGCTGTAGTCCCAGAATCAAGGCCAGCAAAACCGGCCGAGTTTTCGAGGCCCATTGATCGCCCGACTGTCGATATTATTTCTGGATCTGGAAATTTAGAGACTGTTGCCGCGCGACCGATTCGAGCTTCGGTTCGCCCTCACGGTCATAAGAAAAAGGGGCGCAAAACATTTGCGCCTCCAAGTCGCTATCAGAACGTCAAAGAGTTTGTAAAGCCAACCAAGGGCTCTGTCGTTGAAGTGATGGTCGCGTGGCGCGAGCGAGTGATTGCTACCTACTCCTTTTCAGAAAAAAAGATTGTCACCATTGGAAGCAAGCCGTCTTGCGATGTGCCCGTTCCGGTTATGGGTTCACGCCTGCGGTCAGCTCCCATTGTTAAAGTAGATCAACCTGCAACGGTTTTCATTCTGCCTGAGTCCACCGGCGAACTTGTTCGCGGTCAAAATTCTCAGCCGTTTTCCGAACTCAGTCGCACTGGGAGAATCGGGCGAAGCGGCGAACTTTCGACGTTAGTTCTTGAGCAAGGCGAGCTTGTCAAAATGGATGTTGGTGAAGGTATTTCCATCATCATCCGTTACGTTAGTGAAGCCCCAAAGCCTCTGATGGCGCCTCTTTTCGATTTAACAACGAGTGAAATCACTGGCGTCGTGTTGGCAATGGCGCTGGTCGCCGTTCTTAGTCTCTATATGTACCTTTATTCGCCGACCAAGGAGCTTCCGCCAGAAGCAGGTCTCGATGAACCACTTCGAACTGCAGTGATGCTGGTAAAGCCAACTCCGATCCCCCCTCCCTTGCCGCCGGTTGAGCAAACAAAGGTCGTCGAAATTCCCGCGACCCCGGTTCCAACTCCGCCACCGCAAGTGGTTCGTTCGACGCCTTCTCCGGTAAAAACGGAAATAAAGCAAAAGCAAACACAGGCACAAGTTTTAACTCAAGTTAAAACGAATCCTGGGCAGGCGGCGAACGCGGCTGCGAACAAAAACAAAACCGGACCGCGCACTCAAACATCTGTGAAGCAAGGCGGAGCGATAAAAACGACCGACCAAAAAGCTTCTCAGATGCAGTCGAAACCAAAGGACGTTTCCAAAGCGGGCATTTTTTCGACTTTCGGCGGCGGCGGCGCGCAAAATACCCTCGCGGGTTCGACAACGGGTTCGGGAGAACTAGCAGGCCTGTCGGCGTCAGCCACTGGTCGAAGTGGCTTCAACGAAAATCGAACCGGTGAAGGTTTAGGTTCTGCAACCAAAGATACGGGCCAAGGTGGGACCGGAAAGTCCTTAGAGGGAATAGTCGGCGGAATCAAAACCGAAGGACGTGGCGGCGGAAATGCCGGCTATGGCACTGGTGGGCTTGGTGGCCGGGTTGGCGTAAAAGTAATTCCGGGCGGCGAAGGCGAAGCGTTTTCTGGAACGATTGATCGCGAGGCAATTCGCCGAGTTATTTTGGCAAACTACCGGGTGATTAAAACTTGCTATGAAAAGGAACTCAATCGAACGCCTGATCTAGTGGGTAAACTAGTTATCGAGTGGGACATCGGTGAGAAGGGCGCAGTTTTACGCACAGCTGTTCAGCGCAATGAGTTGGGCAATAAGGCGGTGGCAGATTGTTTGATGGGCCGATTGAGAATGTGGAGATTTCCGGAACCGCCGACGAACGAAGTAGTCACCGTCGCGTATCCGTTTGTTTTTTCGAATTAA
- a CDS encoding DUF3552 domain-containing protein — MIIAAIAGAVIGVLCVILISRLQKSSLLREAQAEASALMDEARDFAESLKEETELKGEEISDLVWSRHEAEITNLEAKVKELDERLRARRSQVDREYNTDRREVDQSFETLQSAETVVREKESRLRAQKEKILSLTQEFREKLKLVAELDVPSLKADLVEKALSEANIEAARKASAFEEEIRLGAEQIAKKILYTALNRFPRPAPTERGIGIVEIPNPDVKRRMVGENETNIRELERLTGVGLTITEKNTFQLASYDPVGREITTRTLEKLLHEKAPNADTVQRLFEKTSGEVHRRVENDGNKIAAELGARDLNPEIKKRLGQLRYRYSFAQNQHYHVAEVGWLCGILASELGGSDRFAAKRAGLLHDVGKSMDHAIEGGHAVIGADFISKFGEKPEIVHAVKSHHYEEQPTSDLCYLVIAADAISGARPGARRSTVSVYNQKIEVLSGIAEGFPGVLRTFIFNAGREVRVTVDSRRVSDSKALELCRQIADKVEEECQYPGQIKVVVVRETAASATAR, encoded by the coding sequence ATGATTATAGCGGCGATCGCAGGGGCCGTGATCGGTGTCCTCTGCGTTATTCTAATTTCTCGACTTCAAAAATCGAGCCTCCTTCGTGAGGCGCAGGCGGAAGCGTCTGCGCTTATGGATGAAGCGCGCGATTTCGCCGAGAGTTTAAAAGAAGAAACTGAATTAAAAGGTGAAGAAATCTCGGACCTGGTTTGGTCAAGACATGAAGCAGAGATTACAAACCTCGAAGCTAAGGTGAAAGAACTCGACGAGCGCTTGAGAGCAAGACGCAGTCAAGTAGATCGCGAGTACAATACCGATCGCCGCGAAGTGGATCAGAGTTTCGAAACTTTACAAAGTGCCGAGACCGTCGTTCGCGAAAAAGAAAGCCGTCTACGGGCTCAAAAAGAAAAGATCCTGTCGCTCACTCAAGAGTTTCGAGAAAAGTTGAAGCTGGTCGCTGAGCTAGATGTGCCTTCTTTGAAAGCTGATTTGGTCGAAAAGGCTCTCTCGGAAGCTAACATTGAAGCTGCTCGAAAGGCGTCTGCTTTCGAAGAAGAAATTCGTTTAGGGGCAGAACAGATAGCTAAGAAGATTTTGTACACGGCATTGAATCGGTTCCCGCGACCGGCACCTACCGAACGTGGAATAGGCATTGTTGAAATTCCTAACCCTGACGTTAAGCGCCGAATGGTTGGTGAGAATGAGACAAACATTCGCGAACTCGAACGCCTGACCGGCGTCGGCCTCACAATCACGGAAAAAAACACCTTTCAACTTGCGAGCTACGATCCAGTGGGCCGTGAGATCACCACTCGGACGCTAGAAAAATTGCTTCACGAAAAAGCGCCCAACGCAGACACAGTTCAGCGATTGTTTGAGAAAACCTCCGGCGAAGTTCATCGCCGGGTCGAGAACGACGGCAATAAAATTGCTGCGGAGCTTGGTGCGCGCGATCTCAATCCCGAAATCAAAAAGCGTCTTGGCCAGCTTCGCTACCGTTATAGCTTTGCTCAAAATCAACACTACCATGTCGCCGAAGTCGGCTGGCTGTGCGGCATTCTTGCTAGTGAGCTTGGCGGCTCCGACCGTTTTGCTGCAAAACGCGCGGGTCTCCTGCACGATGTCGGAAAGTCTATGGATCATGCCATCGAAGGTGGTCACGCCGTCATTGGTGCGGATTTTATTTCTAAATTTGGTGAAAAGCCTGAAATCGTGCACGCAGTTAAGTCCCACCACTATGAAGAGCAACCGACGAGCGACCTCTGTTATCTCGTTATTGCGGCCGATGCGATTTCGGGGGCTCGGCCTGGTGCGCGGCGTTCGACGGTGAGTGTTTACAACCAGAAAATCGAAGTTCTTTCGGGTATCGCAGAAGGGTTCCCTGGCGTCCTTCGCACCTTCATCTTCAATGCGGGCCGCGAAGTGCGCGTGACGGTTGATTCTCGACGAGTCTCTGATTCTAAAGCTTTAGAATTGTGCCGACAAATCGCAGATAAAGTAGAAGAAGAGTGTCAATATCCCGGGCAAATCAAAGTCGTTGTCGTCCGGGAAACCGCGGCTAGTGCGACCGCGCGTTGA
- the lptB gene encoding LPS export ABC transporter ATP-binding protein: MIQLTVRGIAKAFKSRKVVDGVSFQVDAGSVVGLLGPNGAGKTTSFYMVVGLVTPDAGEILLGEQSISQLPMFQRARIGLSYLPQEASIFRRLTVKENILVALEAQGVAGNAKLEKLESLLNDFNVKHIRDSYGYALSGGERRRVEIARALAGEPKFILLDEPFAGIDPIAVGDIQEIIRQLKARGIGVLITDHNVRETLGICDYAYIMKDGRVQVEGAANEIANSELARKFYLGENFRL; encoded by the coding sequence ATGATTCAGCTTACAGTTCGAGGAATTGCAAAAGCCTTCAAGAGTCGAAAAGTCGTCGATGGTGTTTCTTTTCAAGTGGATGCTGGTTCTGTAGTCGGGTTACTTGGTCCCAACGGCGCTGGAAAAACGACAAGCTTCTATATGGTTGTTGGTCTGGTCACCCCTGATGCCGGTGAGATCTTGTTGGGCGAACAATCAATCTCCCAACTGCCGATGTTTCAACGCGCCCGAATAGGTTTAAGCTATCTTCCTCAAGAGGCATCGATATTTCGACGTCTAACGGTAAAAGAAAATATTTTGGTGGCACTTGAAGCGCAGGGAGTTGCAGGAAATGCCAAGCTAGAGAAATTGGAATCGCTGCTCAACGATTTCAATGTAAAGCACATACGTGATTCCTACGGCTATGCCCTTTCGGGTGGGGAGCGCCGTCGGGTCGAGATCGCAAGAGCGCTTGCAGGAGAGCCCAAATTCATTCTCCTCGACGAGCCTTTCGCCGGGATTGACCCGATCGCTGTCGGCGATATTCAGGAAATTATTCGCCAGCTAAAAGCTCGTGGCATTGGGGTCCTGATCACAGACCATAATGTTCGAGAAACTTTAGGGATCTGCGATTATGCCTATATAATGAAAGACGGACGAGTGCAGGTCGAAGGCGCAGCCAACGAAATTGCAAATTCCGAACTCGCGCGGAAGTTTTATCTCGGCGAGAATTTTAGACTGTAA